From one Mytilus trossulus isolate FHL-02 chromosome 10, PNRI_Mtr1.1.1.hap1, whole genome shotgun sequence genomic stretch:
- the LOC134686811 gene encoding CCR4-NOT transcription complex subunit 2-like isoform X2 codes for MAFRNNNMDNSLGMGQKFLVETWNTQYGGQNRKTPGELSPGSKRHERNMGLGIVGLQPPQPPPPNQPPPSMQPPSQAVQPPKPRKTGLFGEDEDNETSMYFPQSSFRTDRDMMSSGSPSQLSSGFGNSNFYSQGLSNFTMPQQRGITGPQFRGTSQGHVTPTSMHLPLNLQQAPQQPSPNRNIISAIGGQRSVMNQNNMSKIQNRPIGSGMPSSSTPISNMNNMNNSFIFGQSSRQIFGNDENQPGLDLSEFPSLSNRGSLPNSSGVSSIRNYGMVSKPVSDQTPEFQIQQEDFPALPGATNPPSSSSGDATCKTPTSLSSGIGDTSLLKDGKYPGDKAPKRGIQTHQDGTVSNIPNGMVNDQFGIVGLLTFIRAAENDPNLVALAPGIDLTTLGLNLNSPENLYSTFQSPWADSPCRPQDIDFHVPAEYLTNIYIRDKLAPIKLNRYGEDLLFYLFYMNGGDVLQLASAAELYSRDWRYHKEERVWITRAPGVDPILKTSTYEQGTYYVFDTKYWRKVHKEIYLEYEKLEDRPNLPPTMVH; via the exons ATGGCATTTAGAAATAACAATATGGACAACAGTTTAGGAATGGGACA AAAATTCTTAGTGGAAACCTGGAATACACA ATATGGCGGGCAAAACAGGAAAACACCAGGAGAACTGTCACCAGGATCAAAGAGACATGAGAGAAACATGGGACTAGGAATTGTGGGTCTACAACCCCCACAACCTCCCCCACCTAACCAACCACCTCCCTCAATGCAGCCTCCATCACAAGCTGTTCAACCTCCAAAACCACGCAAAACT ggtTTATTTGGGGAGGACGAGGACAATGAAACCAGTATGTATTTCCCACAGTCATCATTCAGAACCGATAGAGAT ATGATGTCATCAGGTTCCCCGTCTCAATTATCAAGTGGATTTGGAAATAGTAACTTTTATTCTCAAG GTCTCAGCAATTTTACAATGCCACAACAGAGAGGTATAACAGGGCCCCAGTTCAGAGGTACAAGTCAGGGTCATGTGACACCTACCAGCATGCATCTACCTTTAAATTTACAGCAAGCTCCACAACAGCCATCACCAAACAG aAACATAATATCAGCCATCGGAGGACAAAGGAGTGTGATGAACCAAAACAATATGTCTAAAATACAGAACCGACCGATAGGCTCTGGTATGCCAAG ttcAAGTACACCAATATCAAACATGAACAATATGAACAACAGTTTTATATTTGGACAGAGCAGTCGACAAA taTTTGGAAATGATGAGAATCAGCCGGGGTTGGATTTATCTGAGTTCCCAAGTCTTAGTAATCGTGGTTCCCTACCAAATAGCAGTGGTGTGTCATCCATACGTAACTATG GTATGGTGAGTAAACCTGTGTCGGATCAAACACCAGAATTCCAGATACAACAGGAAGACTTCCCAGCTCTACCAGGTGCCACAA atccACCATCAAGTTCATCAGGCGATGCTACTTGCAAAACG CCTACAAGTTTATCATCAGGGATTGGTGATACAAGTTTACTGAAGGATGGTAAATATCCTGGTGACAAGGCTCCAAAGAGGGGAATACAGACACACCAAGATG GTACTGTATCCAATATTCCAAATGGTATGGTCAATGACCAGTTTGgtattgttgggttgctgacaTTCATCAGAGCTGCTGAGAATGACCCAAACCTGGTGGCCTTAGCTCCTGGAATAGATCTGACAACTTTAGGCCTAAATCTGAACTCACCTGA AAACCTGTACAGTACTTTTCAGTCACCATGGGCCGATTCACCATGCAGACCTCAAGATATAG ATTTCCATGTTCCTGCtgaatatttaaccaatatttACATCCGAGACAAG CTTGCACCTATCAAGTTAAACAGATATGGTGAAGATCTcttgttttacttgttttataTGAATGGTGGAGATGTTTTACAGTTAGCATCAGCTGCTGAATT GTACAGTCGAGACTGGCGATACCATAAAGAAGAGCGTGTTTGGATCACAAGAGCACCTGGTGTAGATCCCATTCTTAAAACAAGTACATATGAACAGGGAACATACTATGTGTTTGATACAAAATACTGGAGGAAAGTGCACAAAGAGATTTACTTAGAATATGAAAAGTTAGAAGATCGGCCAAACCTGCCACCAACGATGGTTCATTGA
- the LOC134686811 gene encoding CCR4-NOT transcription complex subunit 2-like isoform X1, producing MAFRNNNMDNSLGMGQKFLVETWNTQYGGQNRKTPGELSPGSKRHERNMGLGIVGLQPPQPPPPNQPPPSMQPPSQAVQPPKPRKTGLFGEDEDNETSMYFPQSSFRTDRDMMSSGSPSQLSSGFGNSNFYSQGLSNFTMPQQRGITGPQFRGTSQGHVTPTSMHLPLNLQQAPQQPSPNRNIISAIGGQRSVMNQNNMSKIQNRPIGSGMPSSSTPISNMNNMNNSFIFGQSSRQIFGNDENQPGLDLSEFPSLSNRGSLPNSSGVSSIRNYGMVSKPVSDQTPEFQIQQEDFPALPGATNPPSSSSGDATCKTPTSLSSGIGDTSLLKDGKYPGDKAPKRGIQTHQDGTVSNIPNGMVNDQFGIVGLLTFIRAAENDPNLVALAPGIDLTTLGLNLNSPENLYSTFQSPWKDLPCRPQDIDFHVPAEYLTNIYIRDKLAPIKLNRYGEDLLFYLFYMNGGDVLQLASAAELYSRDWRYHKEERVWITRAPGVDPILKTSTYEQGTYYVFDTKYWRKVHKEIYLEYEKLEDRPNLPPTMVH from the exons ATGGCATTTAGAAATAACAATATGGACAACAGTTTAGGAATGGGACA AAAATTCTTAGTGGAAACCTGGAATACACA ATATGGCGGGCAAAACAGGAAAACACCAGGAGAACTGTCACCAGGATCAAAGAGACATGAGAGAAACATGGGACTAGGAATTGTGGGTCTACAACCCCCACAACCTCCCCCACCTAACCAACCACCTCCCTCAATGCAGCCTCCATCACAAGCTGTTCAACCTCCAAAACCACGCAAAACT ggtTTATTTGGGGAGGACGAGGACAATGAAACCAGTATGTATTTCCCACAGTCATCATTCAGAACCGATAGAGAT ATGATGTCATCAGGTTCCCCGTCTCAATTATCAAGTGGATTTGGAAATAGTAACTTTTATTCTCAAG GTCTCAGCAATTTTACAATGCCACAACAGAGAGGTATAACAGGGCCCCAGTTCAGAGGTACAAGTCAGGGTCATGTGACACCTACCAGCATGCATCTACCTTTAAATTTACAGCAAGCTCCACAACAGCCATCACCAAACAG aAACATAATATCAGCCATCGGAGGACAAAGGAGTGTGATGAACCAAAACAATATGTCTAAAATACAGAACCGACCGATAGGCTCTGGTATGCCAAG ttcAAGTACACCAATATCAAACATGAACAATATGAACAACAGTTTTATATTTGGACAGAGCAGTCGACAAA taTTTGGAAATGATGAGAATCAGCCGGGGTTGGATTTATCTGAGTTCCCAAGTCTTAGTAATCGTGGTTCCCTACCAAATAGCAGTGGTGTGTCATCCATACGTAACTATG GTATGGTGAGTAAACCTGTGTCGGATCAAACACCAGAATTCCAGATACAACAGGAAGACTTCCCAGCTCTACCAGGTGCCACAA atccACCATCAAGTTCATCAGGCGATGCTACTTGCAAAACG CCTACAAGTTTATCATCAGGGATTGGTGATACAAGTTTACTGAAGGATGGTAAATATCCTGGTGACAAGGCTCCAAAGAGGGGAATACAGACACACCAAGATG GTACTGTATCCAATATTCCAAATGGTATGGTCAATGACCAGTTTGgtattgttgggttgctgacaTTCATCAGAGCTGCTGAGAATGACCCAAACCTGGTGGCCTTAGCTCCTGGAATAGATCTGACAACTTTAGGCCTAAATCTGAACTCACCTGA AAATTTATACAGTACTTTCCAGTCGCCATGGAAAGATTTGCCGTGTCGCCCACAGGATATAG ATTTCCATGTTCCTGCtgaatatttaaccaatatttACATCCGAGACAAG CTTGCACCTATCAAGTTAAACAGATATGGTGAAGATCTcttgttttacttgttttataTGAATGGTGGAGATGTTTTACAGTTAGCATCAGCTGCTGAATT GTACAGTCGAGACTGGCGATACCATAAAGAAGAGCGTGTTTGGATCACAAGAGCACCTGGTGTAGATCCCATTCTTAAAACAAGTACATATGAACAGGGAACATACTATGTGTTTGATACAAAATACTGGAGGAAAGTGCACAAAGAGATTTACTTAGAATATGAAAAGTTAGAAGATCGGCCAAACCTGCCACCAACGATGGTTCATTGA
- the LOC134686811 gene encoding CCR4-NOT transcription complex subunit 2-like isoform X3 has product MAFRNNNMDNSLGMGQYGGQNRKTPGELSPGSKRHERNMGLGIVGLQPPQPPPPNQPPPSMQPPSQAVQPPKPRKTGLFGEDEDNETSMYFPQSSFRTDRDMMSSGSPSQLSSGFGNSNFYSQGLSNFTMPQQRGITGPQFRGTSQGHVTPTSMHLPLNLQQAPQQPSPNRNIISAIGGQRSVMNQNNMSKIQNRPIGSGMPSSSTPISNMNNMNNSFIFGQSSRQIFGNDENQPGLDLSEFPSLSNRGSLPNSSGVSSIRNYGMVSKPVSDQTPEFQIQQEDFPALPGATNPPSSSSGDATCKTPTSLSSGIGDTSLLKDGKYPGDKAPKRGIQTHQDGTVSNIPNGMVNDQFGIVGLLTFIRAAENDPNLVALAPGIDLTTLGLNLNSPENLYSTFQSPWKDLPCRPQDIDFHVPAEYLTNIYIRDKLAPIKLNRYGEDLLFYLFYMNGGDVLQLASAAELYSRDWRYHKEERVWITRAPGVDPILKTSTYEQGTYYVFDTKYWRKVHKEIYLEYEKLEDRPNLPPTMVH; this is encoded by the exons ATGGCATTTAGAAATAACAATATGGACAACAGTTTAGGAATGGGACA ATATGGCGGGCAAAACAGGAAAACACCAGGAGAACTGTCACCAGGATCAAAGAGACATGAGAGAAACATGGGACTAGGAATTGTGGGTCTACAACCCCCACAACCTCCCCCACCTAACCAACCACCTCCCTCAATGCAGCCTCCATCACAAGCTGTTCAACCTCCAAAACCACGCAAAACT ggtTTATTTGGGGAGGACGAGGACAATGAAACCAGTATGTATTTCCCACAGTCATCATTCAGAACCGATAGAGAT ATGATGTCATCAGGTTCCCCGTCTCAATTATCAAGTGGATTTGGAAATAGTAACTTTTATTCTCAAG GTCTCAGCAATTTTACAATGCCACAACAGAGAGGTATAACAGGGCCCCAGTTCAGAGGTACAAGTCAGGGTCATGTGACACCTACCAGCATGCATCTACCTTTAAATTTACAGCAAGCTCCACAACAGCCATCACCAAACAG aAACATAATATCAGCCATCGGAGGACAAAGGAGTGTGATGAACCAAAACAATATGTCTAAAATACAGAACCGACCGATAGGCTCTGGTATGCCAAG ttcAAGTACACCAATATCAAACATGAACAATATGAACAACAGTTTTATATTTGGACAGAGCAGTCGACAAA taTTTGGAAATGATGAGAATCAGCCGGGGTTGGATTTATCTGAGTTCCCAAGTCTTAGTAATCGTGGTTCCCTACCAAATAGCAGTGGTGTGTCATCCATACGTAACTATG GTATGGTGAGTAAACCTGTGTCGGATCAAACACCAGAATTCCAGATACAACAGGAAGACTTCCCAGCTCTACCAGGTGCCACAA atccACCATCAAGTTCATCAGGCGATGCTACTTGCAAAACG CCTACAAGTTTATCATCAGGGATTGGTGATACAAGTTTACTGAAGGATGGTAAATATCCTGGTGACAAGGCTCCAAAGAGGGGAATACAGACACACCAAGATG GTACTGTATCCAATATTCCAAATGGTATGGTCAATGACCAGTTTGgtattgttgggttgctgacaTTCATCAGAGCTGCTGAGAATGACCCAAACCTGGTGGCCTTAGCTCCTGGAATAGATCTGACAACTTTAGGCCTAAATCTGAACTCACCTGA AAATTTATACAGTACTTTCCAGTCGCCATGGAAAGATTTGCCGTGTCGCCCACAGGATATAG ATTTCCATGTTCCTGCtgaatatttaaccaatatttACATCCGAGACAAG CTTGCACCTATCAAGTTAAACAGATATGGTGAAGATCTcttgttttacttgttttataTGAATGGTGGAGATGTTTTACAGTTAGCATCAGCTGCTGAATT GTACAGTCGAGACTGGCGATACCATAAAGAAGAGCGTGTTTGGATCACAAGAGCACCTGGTGTAGATCCCATTCTTAAAACAAGTACATATGAACAGGGAACATACTATGTGTTTGATACAAAATACTGGAGGAAAGTGCACAAAGAGATTTACTTAGAATATGAAAAGTTAGAAGATCGGCCAAACCTGCCACCAACGATGGTTCATTGA